The Desulfitobacterium chlororespirans DSM 11544 genome window below encodes:
- a CDS encoding class I adenylate-forming enzyme family protein translates to MNPMTVGDFLTLNSARYPDKIALVCKDKRLTYQELNGRVNALAHAFLDLGIGKGDKIGYLFPNSMEIVELFFAIAKIGAIAVPLNHRLVAREIKCLLDLVECDVFVYSRLYDGPVSEVKGSFRTVKHIIRLGEPAPGEYSFEKLLEHKDTSEPDIAVDSGDLFRIQFTGGTTGRSKGVMRTHEADLFQTIGVMTSNKMGASPDEVVLTQSPLHHQGGITWMLCVMVTGAQFVICDGFDPVEILRQIEQERVTYMLLLPPSTYLRLIDAPVFRDYDVSSVKVVHTSAGGTSPAIIQKMAEAFPNCEVYYGWGQTETGAGTVHRITREMALHHPEKTQSIGRPMPFFQLRIVDEAGKDVPLGEVGEGIAKGPAIFSGYYKQPELTDGTVTDGWTRTGDMMRQDEEGLYYMVDRKKDMIKTGGENVFAQEVEAVIRKHPAVLDCSVIGVPDQTFGEAVMAVVKLRSGYTATAADIQEHCKRDLSSYKKPRYVEFLDEFPVDSAGKIQKFRLRKKYREIYSHLIETHGKQLS, encoded by the coding sequence ATGAATCCGATGACCGTAGGGGACTTTCTGACCCTGAATTCAGCCAGATACCCTGACAAAATTGCCCTTGTCTGCAAGGATAAGCGCTTAACGTATCAGGAACTCAATGGCAGGGTAAACGCCTTGGCTCATGCATTCCTGGATCTCGGCATTGGCAAGGGGGATAAGATCGGCTATCTTTTTCCCAACTCCATGGAAATTGTCGAGTTATTCTTTGCCATTGCTAAGATCGGTGCCATTGCCGTGCCCCTCAATCATCGGCTGGTGGCCAGAGAAATTAAATGTCTGCTGGATTTAGTGGAATGTGATGTTTTCGTCTACAGCCGGTTGTATGATGGGCCGGTAAGTGAGGTAAAGGGCAGCTTCAGGACGGTAAAGCATATTATCCGCCTGGGAGAACCCGCTCCTGGTGAATATTCTTTCGAAAAACTGCTGGAGCATAAAGATACCAGTGAACCGGATATTGCCGTTGACAGTGGGGATTTATTCAGAATTCAGTTCACGGGGGGGACCACGGGGCGTTCCAAAGGAGTGATGCGCACCCACGAGGCTGACCTCTTCCAGACAATTGGGGTTATGACTTCCAATAAAATGGGAGCCAGCCCGGATGAGGTGGTGCTGACCCAGTCCCCTCTGCATCATCAGGGCGGGATAACCTGGATGCTTTGCGTTATGGTTACCGGCGCGCAATTTGTTATTTGCGACGGATTTGATCCGGTAGAAATTCTGAGGCAGATTGAGCAGGAACGGGTAACCTATATGCTGTTGCTGCCGCCGAGCACCTATCTACGCTTAATCGATGCGCCGGTTTTTAGAGATTATGATGTAAGCTCAGTCAAGGTCGTTCACACTTCCGCAGGAGGCACCTCTCCGGCCATTATCCAGAAGATGGCTGAGGCTTTTCCCAACTGTGAAGTGTATTACGGCTGGGGGCAAACCGAGACAGGAGCGGGGACCGTTCACCGGATCACCAGGGAAATGGCCTTGCATCACCCGGAGAAAACCCAAAGCATAGGCAGGCCGATGCCCTTTTTCCAACTGAGAATTGTGGATGAGGCAGGAAAGGATGTTCCTCTGGGTGAGGTGGGGGAAGGGATTGCCAAAGGACCGGCTATTTTCTCAGGCTACTATAAGCAACCGGAATTAACGGACGGGACCGTCACTGATGGCTGGACACGTACCGGGGATATGATGAGGCAGGACGAGGAGGGTCTCTACTATATGGTGGATCGGAAAAAGGACATGATAAAAACCGGGGGGGAGAATGTTTTCGCCCAGGAAGTGGAAGCGGTCATCCGCAAACACCCTGCGGTTTTGGATTGCTCGGTGATTGGGGTGCCTGACCAAACCTTTGGGGAGGCCGTCATGGCTGTCGTCAAACTCAGGTCGGGATACACCGCAACGGCGGCAGACATTCAGGAACACTGTAAAAGGGATTTATCCAGCTATAAAAAGCCGCGCTATGTGGAGTTTCTCGATGAGTTTCCCGTGGATAGTGCCGGCAAGATTCAGAAATTCAGGCTTAGAAAAAAATATCGGGAAATCTACAGCCATCTTATTGAAACCCATGGAAAACAGTTATCCTGA
- the caiB gene encoding L-carnitine CoA-transferase, producing the protein MIMVRRAEIPQFGLLSGVKVVHNTVSIAGPFAAELYAEYGADVIWIENAKVPCMSRVATGNAWQQDRRNQRNLSIDISLPEGKEIFLKLMEETDVFISAARGGQYEKMGLGDEVLWERNPRLVIVKISGFGQTGRPDYMNRPSYDPIAQAFGGYMAMNGFPGMPSMPTNPLTADYMSALFAFGTSVAAVMKSRETGRGESIDLAQYEVLMRTQSRYPMDFLEQGIPFVKEGSHSAYFAGYGAYSCQDEKEVYMLYLGAGVLKRGLPFMGVEFGTEKIPSSTNLLYLSSPEGQLLEEKIKAFCQSHTAEEVEKAFLAHGVPCSRIMDYNDCLKDPQYVAREVFTEWKKVNGESVKGVNIFPKFKNHPAQIWRGAPNIGMDNEDILGELGLTEEQIKELYRKKILAQRDYLNNI; encoded by the coding sequence ATGATCATGGTAAGAAGAGCAGAAATTCCTCAGTTTGGTCTGTTATCCGGAGTGAAAGTCGTGCACAATACCGTTTCGATTGCCGGCCCTTTTGCGGCGGAGCTCTATGCCGAATATGGGGCGGATGTCATTTGGATCGAAAATGCCAAGGTTCCCTGTATGAGCCGTGTAGCCACCGGCAACGCCTGGCAGCAGGATCGCCGCAATCAGCGGAATCTTTCTATTGATATATCCCTCCCCGAGGGAAAAGAGATATTTCTGAAGCTGATGGAAGAGACGGATGTTTTTATTTCAGCAGCCAGGGGCGGACAGTACGAAAAAATGGGCCTGGGAGACGAAGTGCTCTGGGAGCGAAATCCCCGCCTGGTGATTGTAAAGATTTCCGGTTTCGGGCAAACCGGGCGGCCGGACTATATGAACCGGCCCAGTTATGATCCCATCGCTCAGGCCTTTGGCGGCTATATGGCTATGAATGGATTTCCAGGGATGCCTTCCATGCCCACTAATCCTTTGACTGCCGATTATATGAGCGCTTTGTTCGCCTTCGGAACTTCCGTAGCGGCAGTCATGAAAAGCAGGGAAACAGGACGGGGGGAAAGCATTGATTTAGCTCAATATGAAGTCCTGATGCGCACTCAGTCCCGCTATCCCATGGATTTTCTGGAACAGGGGATTCCTTTTGTCAAAGAGGGCAGCCATAGTGCTTATTTTGCCGGCTATGGAGCCTATAGTTGTCAGGATGAAAAAGAAGTCTATATGCTTTATTTGGGTGCGGGAGTGCTGAAAAGAGGTCTGCCTTTTATGGGCGTTGAGTTTGGTACGGAAAAAATTCCGTCCAGCACCAATCTGCTCTACCTTTCTTCCCCTGAGGGACAACTTTTAGAGGAAAAGATTAAAGCTTTCTGTCAGTCCCATACAGCAGAAGAGGTCGAGAAAGCCTTTTTAGCCCATGGCGTGCCTTGTTCCAGAATTATGGATTACAATGATTGTCTTAAGGACCCCCAGTATGTGGCCCGGGAAGTGTTTACCGAATGGAAGAAAGTCAATGGGGAGTCTGTAAAAGGAGTCAATATTTTTCCTAAATTTAAAAACCACCCGGCACAGATCTGGAGGGGAGCCCCCAATATCGGCATGGATAACGAAGACATTCTGGGAGAACTGGGATTAACTGAAGAACAGATTAAGGAGTTATACAGGAAAAAGATCTTAGCCCAAAGGGATTATTTAAATAATATCTAG
- a CDS encoding FAD-dependent oxidoreductase, with translation MSEDKFDAIVVGGGIAGTVAAYLLAKEGLEVILVERGNYAGSKNMTGGRIYSHSLEKIMPDFAREAPVERRITREKISLMTDESNVTLDFYSSKLGVQGSDSYAVLRGVFDQWLAEKAEEAGVQIIPGIRVDDLMIREGKVCGVVAGEDELEADITILADGVNSLLAQKLGFRGELAAHHVAVGAKEIIELPPQVIEDRFNCNGDEGTAWLFAGYPSDGRVGGGFLYTNKSSISLGVVTTLSDVIKGNKTVPQMLEDFKQHPAVQPLIKDGKTIEYSGHLVPEAGLAMVPRIVGNGVLVVGDAAGFCINLGYMVRGMDFAVASAECAAKAVLKAKEAGDFSEGYLQCYQELLDQSFVMQDLKRYKDFPRFLEETPRIFNEYPKMAADLLADMFVVKGEPARPLRKTLMQHVSKIGVLNIAKDGWKGVRSL, from the coding sequence ATGTCGGAGGATAAATTCGATGCAATAGTCGTCGGTGGCGGGATCGCCGGAACAGTAGCCGCTTATTTGCTGGCTAAGGAAGGTTTGGAAGTCATCCTTGTGGAACGGGGCAATTATGCAGGGAGCAAGAATATGACAGGAGGGCGGATCTATAGCCATAGCCTGGAGAAGATCATGCCGGATTTTGCCCGGGAAGCTCCTGTCGAACGCCGAATTACCAGAGAAAAGATCAGTTTAATGACCGATGAAAGCAATGTCACTTTGGATTTTTATTCTTCTAAGCTGGGTGTGCAGGGCAGTGACTCTTATGCTGTTTTGAGAGGGGTCTTCGATCAGTGGCTGGCTGAAAAGGCTGAAGAAGCCGGTGTGCAGATTATACCAGGGATCCGGGTCGATGATTTAATGATTCGGGAAGGAAAAGTCTGCGGTGTGGTGGCAGGAGAGGACGAGCTGGAAGCCGATATCACAATTCTCGCCGATGGTGTCAATTCGCTCCTGGCTCAGAAATTGGGATTTCGGGGAGAATTGGCAGCCCACCATGTGGCCGTGGGAGCGAAAGAAATCATCGAATTGCCACCCCAGGTTATTGAAGACCGTTTTAACTGCAATGGCGATGAAGGAACGGCTTGGCTATTTGCCGGGTATCCCTCTGACGGGCGTGTGGGGGGCGGATTCCTGTATACCAATAAATCGAGCATTTCCCTGGGAGTAGTCACGACCTTGAGTGATGTGATCAAAGGGAACAAAACCGTACCGCAGATGTTGGAAGATTTTAAACAACACCCGGCTGTCCAGCCACTTATTAAGGATGGCAAGACGATTGAGTACTCCGGTCATCTCGTGCCTGAAGCCGGATTAGCCATGGTCCCCAGGATTGTGGGCAATGGAGTCTTGGTCGTCGGCGATGCCGCCGGATTCTGCATCAATTTAGGCTATATGGTACGGGGGATGGACTTTGCAGTGGCATCGGCCGAGTGCGCGGCTAAAGCTGTACTCAAGGCCAAAGAAGCGGGGGATTTCAGCGAGGGATACCTTCAGTGCTACCAGGAGTTATTGGATCAGAGCTTCGTTATGCAGGATTTAAAACGATATAAAGATTTCCCCCGCTTCCTGGAGGAAACCCCGAGAATTTTCAATGAATATCCTAAAATGGCTGCTGATCTGCTGGCAGACATGTTTGTGGTCAAGGGAGAACCGGCCCGGCCCCTAAGAAAAACCCTCATGCAGCATGTAAGCAAGATAGGGGTGCTGAACATTGCCAAAGACGGCTGGAAGGGGGTGCGTTCACTATGA
- a CDS encoding 4Fe-4S dicluster domain-containing protein: protein MSQVNVDQKLGVNKFHVDEENAHIVMKEGNMDRAEYQKLVLACPAGLYKINDSGEIQFDYAGCLECGTCRVLCGKTLLDKWEFPLGTLGVEFRYG, encoded by the coding sequence ATGAGTCAGGTCAATGTCGATCAAAAGCTTGGGGTCAATAAGTTCCATGTGGATGAAGAAAACGCCCATATTGTCATGAAAGAAGGGAATATGGATCGGGCGGAATATCAAAAATTAGTCCTGGCCTGTCCGGCAGGATTATATAAAATTAATGACAGCGGCGAGATTCAGTTTGACTATGCCGGGTGTCTGGAATGCGGCACCTGCCGGGTGCTTTGCGGCAAAACTCTTTTGGATAAATGGGAATTTCCTCTGGGGACCTTAGGTGTGGAGTTTAGATACGGGTGA
- a CDS encoding catalase: MKDSRSNKKREQLEPFIHESEGKKMTSNEGITISDDENTLTAGERGPTLIEDFLSREKLAHFDRERIPERVVHARGYGAHGEFQPYESLADLTMADFLQDPNKKTPLFVRFSQVVGSKGCNETNRDVRGFSIKFYTDEGNFDLIAINMPVFFIQDAIKFPDLIHAVKPEPDTEYPQGQTDHNTFWDFMANNKETAHMSLWIASNRAFPKSFRTMEGYGVHTFRLVNKEGKSYFIKFHIKPLLGVHSLIWDEAQRLGSDADFHRRDLWENIDIGNYPEYELAIQVIKEEDEFAYDFDLLDPTKLWPEEDIPLRRIGKIILNRNVENVFAETEQSAFHPGNIVRGIDFSNDPLLQGRLFSYTDAQQARLGPNHQQLPINRPVCPFANNQRDGASRLVIDRGKVAYHRNGLANNTPYTVPGTQGGFVTYPSTVEGHKVRSTASSFKDHYSQARMFWNSMTEVEKRQIIGAYCFELGKCGPFVRQEWVDVLAHISTELAKSVSKELGTTVPADVEESPVTKSSPALSLQNTIFVPDTLRVAVFLAQGFDGPGVSKVLETLAAAKLRVVIVHDTLGTVSGTEGIAYEVHDSFLTGSPLVYDGILIVGSGNITPYFTYTAQKFTTDIYNHFKPIGIIQKGDAVLEPLGLSADEGIVTDSDSEFASRFIKAMAKQRFWNRPSFLYPAMV, encoded by the coding sequence TTGAAGGATAGCAGGTCAAATAAAAAGCGTGAGCAATTAGAGCCGTTTATTCACGAATCAGAAGGAAAGAAAATGACATCCAATGAAGGAATCACGATTTCTGATGATGAAAACACATTAACGGCCGGCGAGCGCGGGCCAACACTTATTGAAGATTTTCTTTCGCGGGAAAAACTAGCTCACTTTGATCGTGAACGTATTCCTGAACGTGTCGTCCATGCCAGAGGATATGGGGCACATGGAGAGTTCCAGCCCTATGAATCCTTAGCAGATTTAACGATGGCTGATTTTTTGCAGGACCCCAATAAAAAAACGCCCTTGTTCGTCCGCTTCTCCCAAGTCGTTGGCTCCAAAGGCTGTAATGAGACCAATCGGGATGTTCGGGGTTTTTCCATTAAGTTTTATACCGATGAGGGAAATTTCGATTTGATTGCCATTAACATGCCGGTGTTTTTTATTCAAGATGCGATTAAGTTCCCTGACTTAATCCATGCAGTGAAACCCGAGCCGGACACTGAATATCCACAAGGTCAAACAGACCACAACACGTTCTGGGACTTTATGGCCAACAACAAAGAAACTGCCCATATGTCTTTATGGATTGCCTCTAATCGTGCCTTTCCCAAAAGCTTCAGAACCATGGAGGGATATGGGGTCCATACCTTCCGTTTAGTGAATAAGGAGGGAAAATCCTACTTTATTAAATTCCATATCAAACCATTGCTGGGCGTCCATTCATTAATCTGGGATGAAGCGCAGCGTCTTGGTTCGGATGCTGACTTTCACCGCAGAGACTTATGGGAAAATATAGATATTGGCAACTATCCGGAGTATGAGCTGGCTATTCAGGTCATTAAAGAGGAAGATGAATTTGCCTATGATTTTGATCTGTTAGATCCGACGAAATTGTGGCCGGAAGAAGATATTCCTTTACGCAGAATCGGCAAGATAATCCTTAACCGCAATGTGGAAAATGTTTTTGCTGAAACCGAACAAAGTGCCTTTCACCCTGGGAATATTGTGAGAGGGATTGACTTTTCCAATGATCCCCTCCTGCAAGGGCGATTATTCTCCTATACCGATGCCCAGCAGGCAAGGCTTGGCCCAAATCATCAACAACTGCCGATCAATCGTCCCGTCTGTCCATTTGCCAATAATCAGCGTGACGGCGCTTCGCGGCTGGTTATTGATCGGGGAAAAGTGGCTTATCATCGCAATGGGCTGGCCAATAATACACCGTATACGGTACCAGGCACCCAAGGCGGGTTTGTTACCTATCCATCGACTGTAGAAGGGCATAAGGTAAGATCAACAGCTTCTTCCTTTAAGGATCATTACTCCCAGGCAAGAATGTTCTGGAATAGTATGACTGAGGTTGAAAAACGTCAGATTATCGGCGCTTACTGCTTTGAGCTTGGCAAATGCGGACCCTTTGTCCGGCAGGAATGGGTTGATGTGCTCGCTCATATCAGCACGGAACTGGCCAAGAGTGTCTCCAAGGAATTAGGCACAACTGTGCCGGCGGATGTCGAGGAATCTCCTGTGACGAAGTCCTCTCCGGCGCTTAGCCTGCAGAATACGATTTTTGTGCCGGATACATTGCGCGTCGCGGTGTTCCTCGCTCAAGGCTTCGATGGTCCCGGCGTAAGCAAAGTGTTGGAAACTTTGGCTGCTGCCAAATTAAGAGTGGTCATTGTCCACGATACCTTGGGGACCGTCAGTGGAACCGAGGGGATAGCCTATGAAGTCCATGACAGCTTTTTAACGGGTTCCCCACTTGTCTATGACGGGATACTTATCGTGGGAAGCGGCAATATCACCCCATATTTTACATATACAGCACAGAAATTCACAACGGATATATACAACCATTTCAAACCTATCGGCATCATTCAAAAGGGTGATGCTGTACTGGAACCGCTGGGTTTATCGGCTGATGAGGGGATCGTCACGGATTCAGATTCGGAGTTTGCCAGCAGATTTATCAAGGCAATGGCCAAGCAGAGATTCTGGAACCGTCCAAGCTTTCTTTATCCTGCTATGGTTTAA